One Paenibacillus sp. FSL W8-0186 genomic window carries:
- a CDS encoding AraC family transcriptional regulator, with amino-acid sequence MEVKTDRMRKEMMLPDMESTFRVFAAHWRTVDRDWKYPSHKHPLFEVNLVLSGTQEMKVNRTVYVQQPGDLLLLGPDDVHESRVLGEEEMTYYCVHFDVDERAFRELLYRNEACYHAAGSELASAIRPALDKLIALTSEEAVVRVESRMAALSALFELFAGISGTLGRRDGDAPPSRMSQTASEVAALLEQAVDETAEGTRDGRDMETIESIAAAVGYSPSSVNRMFTSVFGVSPRQYMSNLMLKKSKLLLMDPELTIEDVSHRLGYKNIAHFSRQFKRWTGESPSRFRGRFHN; translated from the coding sequence ATGGAGGTCAAAACGGATCGAATGAGAAAAGAAATGATGCTGCCCGACATGGAATCCACTTTCCGCGTATTTGCCGCCCACTGGCGCACGGTCGACCGGGATTGGAAGTATCCTTCCCATAAACATCCCCTGTTCGAGGTCAATCTGGTTCTGTCCGGTACGCAGGAAATGAAGGTCAATCGAACGGTCTACGTACAGCAGCCGGGTGATCTGCTCCTGCTTGGGCCGGATGACGTGCATGAAAGCCGGGTGCTCGGCGAGGAGGAAATGACGTATTATTGCGTGCATTTTGACGTGGATGAACGAGCCTTCCGGGAGCTGTTGTACCGCAACGAAGCCTGTTATCATGCTGCGGGAAGCGAACTGGCATCAGCGATCCGCCCTGCGCTGGACAAGCTGATCGCTCTGACGTCGGAGGAGGCTGTGGTCCGCGTAGAATCCCGCATGGCAGCATTGTCTGCGTTGTTCGAGCTGTTTGCGGGAATTAGCGGCACGCTTGGCAGGCGGGACGGCGATGCTCCGCCATCGCGGATGTCTCAGACCGCTTCCGAGGTTGCTGCTTTACTGGAGCAAGCCGTGGATGAAACAGCGGAAGGAACCCGCGATGGCCGGGACATGGAGACGATCGAGTCGATCGCTGCGGCAGTAGGCTACAGCCCCTCTTCGGTGAACCGGATGTTTACATCGGTATTTGGCGTGTCCCCGCGGCAGTACATGTCCAACTTGATGCTCAAGAAGTCCAAGCTGCTGCTAATGGATCCCGAGTTAACAATCGAGGACGTTTCGCATAGGCTGGGCTACAAGAATATCGCCCATTTCAGCCGCCAGTTCAAGCGCTGGACCGGAGAATCGCCAAGCCGTTTCAGGGGGCGGTTTCATAATTAG
- a CDS encoding alpha-glucosidase/alpha-galactosidase has product MAKITFLGAGSTVFVKNVLGDVMLTESLQGFELALFDIDMERLKDSENLLNSMKQSLGSTCVVKAYSDRKEALRGAKYVINAIQVGGYDPCTITDFEIPKKYGLRQTIADTLGIGGIFRNLRTIPVMLDFARDMQEVCPDAWFLNYTNPMAVLTSVMNTVGGIKTVGLCHSVQKCIPELFGALGLSEEGLETKIAGINHMAWLLEVKRDGKDLYPEIRRLAAEKQKESHHDMVRFELMLRFGYYVTESSEHNAEYHPYFIKRNYPELIERFNIPLDEYPRRCIAQIEGWKEQREKLFASESIEHTRSLEYASYILEAMETNRPYKIGGNVMNTGLITNLPQEACVEVPCLVDASGITPTYVGALPPQLAALNRTNINTQLLTIEAAVTGKKEHIYHAALLDPHTAAELSIDDIVAMCDDLIEAHGDWLPRFQ; this is encoded by the coding sequence GTGGCTAAAATTACATTTTTGGGCGCAGGAAGTACGGTATTTGTCAAAAACGTTCTTGGAGACGTGATGCTGACCGAATCTCTGCAGGGCTTTGAACTCGCTTTATTTGATATCGATATGGAGCGGCTAAAGGATTCGGAGAACCTGCTCAACAGCATGAAGCAATCGCTTGGCAGTACCTGTGTTGTAAAGGCTTACAGCGATCGGAAGGAAGCGCTTCGGGGCGCGAAATATGTCATTAACGCGATTCAGGTGGGGGGATATGACCCTTGCACGATTACCGATTTTGAAATCCCGAAAAAATATGGACTGCGGCAGACGATTGCCGATACGCTGGGGATCGGCGGCATATTCCGCAACTTACGGACGATTCCGGTGATGCTCGACTTCGCTCGGGATATGCAGGAGGTATGCCCGGATGCTTGGTTCTTAAATTATACGAACCCGATGGCGGTACTGACGAGTGTCATGAATACCGTGGGCGGAATCAAAACTGTCGGCTTGTGCCATAGCGTCCAGAAATGCATTCCGGAGCTGTTTGGAGCGCTTGGCTTGAGCGAGGAAGGCCTGGAGACGAAGATAGCCGGGATCAATCATATGGCCTGGCTGCTGGAAGTGAAGCGGGACGGCAAGGATCTGTACCCGGAAATCCGCAGGCTGGCCGCCGAGAAGCAGAAGGAGAGCCACCATGATATGGTGCGCTTTGAGCTGATGCTGCGCTTCGGCTATTATGTCACGGAATCCTCGGAGCATAATGCTGAATATCATCCGTATTTTATTAAACGTAATTATCCCGAGCTGATCGAGCGCTTCAATATTCCGCTGGATGAGTATCCGCGGCGCTGCATAGCTCAAATCGAAGGCTGGAAGGAGCAGCGGGAAAAGCTGTTTGCCAGCGAAAGCATCGAGCATACCCGTAGTCTGGAATACGCTTCGTATATTCTGGAGGCGATGGAGACGAACCGTCCATACAAAATTGGGGGCAACGTCATGAACACAGGCCTGATTACCAACCTGCCGCAGGAAGCCTGCGTCGAGGTGCCATGCTTGGTCGATGCTTCGGGCATTACACCAACCTATGTCGGAGCGCTGCCGCCACAGCTTGCCGCATTGAACCGGACGAATATTAATACGCAGCTGCTGACGATCGAAGCGGCGGTTACCGGAAAGAAGGAGCATATCTATCATGCGGCACTGCTTGATCCGCACACAGCTGCGGAGCTCTCGATCGACGACATCGTGGCGATGTGTGACGATTTGATCGAAGCCCATGGAGACTGGCTGCCGAGGTTTCAATAG
- a CDS encoding glycoside hydrolase family 43 protein, with amino-acid sequence MAIIQNPILTGFNPDPSICRVGEDYYIAVSTFEWFPGVGIYHSKDLKNWRLVTRPLNRLSQLNMMGNPDSGGIWAPQLSYADGQFWLIYTDVKVTEGQWKDCHNYLVTCDTIDGEWSEPIYLNSSGFDPSLFHDEDGKKYLVNMLWDQRVGHHSFYGIVLQEYNASEKKLVGKREVIFKGTDIKLTEAPHLYKINGYYYLLTAEGGTKYDHCATLARSKNLRGPYEVHPDNPLISSFAVPRNPLQKAGHASIVQTHTDEWFLVHLTGRPLSREGQPLLDPRGYCPLGRETAIQRLEWKNDWPYVVGGNQPSLQIEGPNIPEVKWEPDFPEKDDFDSDKLNLHFQSLRIPLGENIVSLTDKPGHLRLYGKESLTSKFTQAFIARRWQHFNFTAETKVAFNPTTFQQSAGLVNYYNTQNWTSCQISWNEDKGRILEIVACDNFTFSAPLQGNEIAIPEDVQYVYLRVDVETDVYRYSYSFDGANWTVIPINFYSYKLSDDYIQGGGFFTGAFVGMQCQDTSGQNEPADFDYFVYKNN; translated from the coding sequence ATGGCTATCATTCAAAACCCGATTTTGACGGGCTTCAACCCAGACCCGAGCATTTGTCGTGTTGGAGAAGACTACTATATTGCCGTATCCACCTTCGAATGGTTCCCTGGCGTGGGCATTTACCACTCAAAGGATTTGAAGAACTGGCGGCTGGTAACGAGACCTCTGAACCGCTTAAGCCAGCTCAACATGATGGGCAATCCGGATTCCGGCGGAATCTGGGCGCCTCAGCTGTCCTACGCGGACGGTCAATTCTGGCTCATTTACACGGACGTAAAAGTGACCGAAGGCCAATGGAAGGACTGCCACAACTATCTCGTGACCTGCGATACGATCGACGGCGAATGGTCCGAGCCGATTTATTTGAACAGCTCCGGCTTCGATCCATCGTTGTTCCATGATGAGGACGGCAAGAAATATCTCGTCAACATGCTGTGGGATCAGCGCGTCGGCCATCACAGTTTCTATGGGATCGTACTTCAAGAGTACAACGCCAGTGAGAAGAAGCTGGTTGGCAAGCGGGAAGTTATTTTCAAAGGAACCGATATTAAGCTGACGGAAGCGCCACACTTATACAAAATCAACGGCTACTACTATTTGCTGACGGCCGAAGGCGGCACCAAATACGATCACTGCGCAACGCTGGCACGATCCAAAAATCTGCGCGGCCCTTACGAGGTACATCCAGACAACCCGCTGATCTCGTCATTTGCCGTACCGCGTAACCCGCTGCAAAAGGCTGGACATGCCTCGATCGTGCAGACGCATACCGACGAATGGTTCCTCGTTCACCTGACGGGAAGACCGTTGTCCCGGGAAGGTCAGCCATTGCTCGACCCTCGCGGCTATTGCCCGCTGGGCAGAGAGACGGCTATTCAGCGCTTGGAATGGAAGAACGACTGGCCTTACGTCGTGGGCGGCAATCAGCCTTCCCTGCAAATCGAAGGGCCTAACATTCCGGAAGTGAAGTGGGAGCCCGATTTCCCAGAGAAAGACGATTTCGATAGCGACAAGCTGAACCTCCACTTCCAGAGCCTGCGGATTCCACTTGGCGAGAATATCGTTTCACTTACCGACAAACCAGGCCATCTGCGTCTTTACGGCAAGGAATCGCTGACGTCCAAATTTACACAGGCGTTCATTGCCAGACGCTGGCAGCATTTCAACTTCACGGCGGAAACCAAGGTTGCGTTCAATCCAACGACATTCCAGCAGTCTGCCGGGTTAGTCAATTACTACAACACCCAGAACTGGACTTCCTGCCAAATTTCCTGGAATGAGGACAAGGGCAGAATCCTGGAAATCGTGGCATGCGACAACTTTACGTTCTCCGCACCGCTGCAAGGCAATGAAATCGCGATTCCTGAGGACGTCCAGTATGTGTACCTGCGCGTAGACGTTGAGACCGATGTGTACCGTTACTCCTATTCGTTCGATGGAGCCAATTGGACCGTCATCCCGATCAACTTCTATTCCTACAAGCTGTCGGACGACTACATCCAAGGCGGAGGCTTCTTCACAGGAGCGTTCGTAGGCATGCAGTGCCAGGACACTTCCGGTCAAAACGAGCCAGCCGACTTCGACTATTTCGTCTACAAGAACAATTAA
- a CDS encoding carbohydrate ABC transporter permease: protein MISGTAGQLQSGPASSGAALGRKIGYGLLYIILILVAVLQILPLVWLLFFSLKNNQEVFNLPPFSLPMDPKWANYSKVWNAGNINVYFLNSVWVTVLATALTVLLASLVTYAVTRMKWKGSSFVLGLFMVAMMIPVHSTLIPLFSVYNKIGLTDHPLSLIFSYVAFNMPITIMILLGFYYALPREVEEAAVIDGCSVNRMFAQIVFPMTSSVLATTAIINMIYNWNEFIFVNTFISSDIYKTLTVGVQNFIGQYTTDWGAIGATLMISILPILITFLFLSDKIVEGIAAGSVKG from the coding sequence ATGATATCTGGAACCGCAGGACAGCTTCAGAGCGGGCCGGCTAGCTCGGGGGCAGCCCTTGGACGCAAAATAGGCTATGGCCTGCTGTATATCATTCTGATTCTGGTGGCTGTTCTTCAAATACTGCCGCTCGTATGGCTGCTGTTCTTCTCGCTTAAAAACAATCAGGAAGTGTTCAACCTTCCGCCGTTCTCGCTCCCGATGGACCCTAAATGGGCAAACTATAGCAAGGTATGGAACGCGGGGAATATTAATGTGTACTTCTTGAACAGCGTATGGGTTACTGTGTTGGCGACCGCGCTCACAGTCCTCCTGGCAAGTCTGGTCACGTATGCCGTGACGAGAATGAAGTGGAAGGGAAGCTCCTTCGTGCTTGGCCTGTTTATGGTCGCAATGATGATTCCTGTCCACTCGACGCTCATTCCTTTGTTTAGCGTATATAACAAAATCGGATTGACGGATCATCCGTTGTCGCTCATATTCTCCTATGTTGCGTTCAATATGCCGATTACGATCATGATCCTGCTGGGCTTCTACTATGCGCTGCCGCGCGAGGTGGAGGAGGCCGCCGTCATCGACGGCTGCTCGGTGAACCGGATGTTCGCGCAAATCGTATTTCCTATGACGAGCTCCGTGCTGGCCACAACAGCGATCATCAACATGATCTATAACTGGAACGAGTTTATTTTCGTAAATACGTTCATTAGCTCCGATATCTACAAGACCCTGACGGTCGGTGTACAGAACTTCATCGGTCAATATACGACGGACTGGGGTGCAATCGGCGCTACTCTGATGATCAGCATTCTGCCGATCCTGATCACCTTCCTGTTCCTTAGCGACAAGATCGTCGAAGGGATCGCCGCCGGTTCGGTTAAGGGTTAA
- a CDS encoding sugar ABC transporter permease yields MDKVLSNKKIIALYVLPSLLLILGVVYIPIILTGYYGLNKWNGISAMSYIGFENYLALAKDSAFWSSAWHSLLLALFSTLSLVIYLAVAMVLATRIKGANLFRKIYLIPMLLSSVAIAQLWLKIYHPTNGIVNSFLQSIGIANPPAWLADTSLVLPALFIPILWQYAGFYILIYYAALKNIPASLEEAAKIDGANALQIAWKIKLPLAMEVIKVTIVLAVVGSLKYFDLIYVMTDGGPNGASEVMASYMYRVAFRAHDFGYGSAIGFFLLVICLIITWIIRKLTATKDTIQYS; encoded by the coding sequence GTGGATAAGGTGCTCTCCAATAAAAAGATAATTGCACTCTATGTACTGCCATCACTGCTTCTCATTTTGGGCGTCGTGTACATTCCGATCATACTTACCGGCTACTACGGCTTGAATAAATGGAATGGCATCAGCGCCATGAGTTATATCGGTTTTGAAAACTATCTGGCTCTAGCGAAGGATAGCGCATTTTGGAGCAGTGCCTGGCACTCGCTTCTGCTGGCTTTGTTCTCTACGCTCAGCTTAGTGATTTATTTGGCTGTAGCTATGGTTCTTGCTACCCGCATCAAGGGAGCGAACCTGTTCCGTAAAATCTATTTGATCCCGATGCTGTTGTCGTCGGTTGCGATTGCGCAATTGTGGCTAAAAATTTACCATCCGACCAATGGGATCGTAAACAGCTTTTTGCAATCTATCGGTATTGCTAATCCTCCTGCATGGCTTGCAGACACATCGCTGGTACTGCCTGCACTGTTCATTCCGATTCTGTGGCAATATGCGGGTTTTTATATTCTGATCTACTATGCAGCGCTGAAGAATATTCCGGCTTCCCTGGAGGAAGCGGCGAAGATAGACGGTGCGAACGCACTGCAAATCGCTTGGAAAATCAAGCTTCCGCTTGCGATGGAAGTGATCAAGGTTACGATCGTTCTTGCCGTTGTCGGGTCGCTGAAATATTTTGACCTGATCTACGTCATGACCGACGGCGGACCAAACGGAGCCAGTGAGGTTATGGCCTCGTACATGTATCGCGTAGCTTTCCGGGCTCATGATTTCGGCTACGGCAGCGCGATCGGATTCTTCCTGCTCGTCATTTGTCTCATCATTACGTGGATTATTCGCAAATTAACCGCTACGAAAGATACCATTCAATATTCCTAA
- a CDS encoding AraC family transcriptional regulator, translated as MSRINIVHFNETFQSQMDLSLLFFGMEECLSGHAWGPGLRDCYIIHYVLEGAGRFHLGGQTYELQSGDGFLIPPDTLVHYEADTASPWTYSWIGFRGLHVKSLLQRAGLSLVSPIFQTNSRLFKTFYNDLAAARLERGGDVLIQSIVYRMMAELISCSPDAALEPKASHSKEVYVSKAIEWIERSYSQKITVMDIARSVGLDRTYLSGLFKAQFGVSLQTFLLEYRMNRAIELLRNPELTISDVSRSVGYTDPFLFSKMFKKVTGHSPRSSRKRGESYKK; from the coding sequence ATGAGCCGTATCAATATCGTTCACTTTAACGAAACTTTTCAGAGCCAAATGGATCTCAGCCTGCTATTCTTTGGCATGGAGGAATGCCTGTCCGGCCATGCCTGGGGCCCCGGGCTGCGCGACTGCTACATTATCCACTACGTCCTTGAAGGGGCGGGGCGGTTTCATCTCGGCGGCCAGACCTATGAACTGCAATCTGGTGATGGCTTCCTTATTCCCCCCGATACCCTGGTCCACTATGAGGCTGACACGGCCAGCCCATGGACGTATTCCTGGATCGGCTTCAGAGGGCTCCATGTCAAATCCTTGCTGCAGCGGGCCGGCCTCTCCCTGGTCAGCCCCATTTTTCAAACAAACAGCCGCCTGTTCAAAACCTTCTACAACGATCTCGCAGCTGCCCGCTTGGAACGCGGCGGAGACGTTCTGATTCAGAGTATCGTTTACCGCATGATGGCCGAACTGATTTCCTGTTCACCGGATGCGGCACTGGAGCCTAAGGCCTCCCACTCCAAAGAAGTCTATGTGAGCAAAGCCATTGAATGGATCGAGCGAAGCTACAGCCAAAAAATTACCGTCATGGACATCGCCCGTTCCGTCGGGCTTGACCGGACTTATTTATCCGGGCTGTTCAAGGCGCAGTTCGGCGTCTCTTTACAAACCTTTTTGCTGGAATATCGGATGAATCGAGCCATCGAGCTGCTCCGCAACCCCGAGCTTACCATCAGCGATGTATCGCGCTCTGTCGGCTATACCGACCCGTTTCTGTTCTCGAAAATGTTCAAAAAAGTGACTGGCCACTCGCCCAGGTCCTCCAGAAAGCGAGGGGAGAGCTATAAAAAATAA